The Hyalangium ruber genome includes a window with the following:
- a CDS encoding YncE family protein, whose translation MTRTRLLLAALAPLAFGACAESTSTGPLEVPELEYGSDTAWPAPESLPPVGPAGRLVITNSLDDTLSLLDLDTMGSASWGELARIPVGLNPVELEGPHHTAASPDGAFYYVGISNYVPGGGSGPHGAHGAGTADGYCLKMDARTNRLVGSVRVDRNPGDVILSKDGRTLYQTHFDLLKIADAARRGVTDERQMDSRLAILDAETMTRKAMVPVCPAPHAVRLSPDSRRAYIACWSDEVAVVNLEDPSYPVTRVDVAINAGSAVTPRHEPYALTVSPTTGAVWVSSLASHSVQYIDPVTLTADPTRTVILDGSPMFGTFTADGRILYMPYQSVEAIAVIDAATGTKSDIPLAPSGCINVHQVELTPDERHGLVVCEGDHVGPGTLHVVDLAERTVVKTVRVGLYPDSVAILRGTP comes from the coding sequence ATGACGCGCACCCGACTGCTGCTGGCCGCGCTGGCACCGCTCGCCTTCGGCGCGTGCGCGGAGAGCACCTCCACCGGGCCGCTGGAGGTGCCGGAGCTGGAGTACGGCTCGGACACGGCCTGGCCCGCTCCCGAGTCGCTGCCTCCGGTGGGTCCCGCCGGGCGCCTCGTCATCACCAACAGCCTGGATGACACGCTCAGCCTGCTGGACCTGGACACGATGGGCTCGGCGAGCTGGGGGGAGCTGGCGCGCATCCCCGTGGGGCTCAACCCCGTGGAGCTGGAGGGGCCGCACCACACCGCCGCCTCTCCCGACGGCGCCTTCTATTACGTGGGCATCTCCAACTACGTGCCGGGCGGAGGCTCGGGCCCCCACGGCGCGCACGGCGCCGGCACGGCGGATGGCTACTGCCTCAAGATGGATGCGCGCACCAACCGGCTCGTGGGCTCGGTGCGCGTGGACCGCAACCCCGGCGACGTCATCCTCAGCAAGGACGGGCGCACGCTGTACCAGACGCACTTCGACCTGCTGAAGATCGCCGACGCGGCCCGGCGTGGCGTCACCGACGAGCGCCAGATGGACTCGCGCCTGGCCATCCTCGACGCGGAGACGATGACCCGCAAGGCCATGGTGCCGGTGTGCCCCGCGCCTCACGCGGTGCGCCTGTCGCCAGATTCTCGCCGCGCGTACATCGCCTGCTGGTCCGACGAGGTGGCCGTGGTGAACCTGGAGGATCCGAGCTACCCGGTGACCCGCGTGGACGTGGCCATCAACGCCGGCTCCGCCGTCACGCCCCGGCACGAGCCCTACGCGCTCACGGTGTCGCCCACCACGGGCGCGGTGTGGGTCAGCTCGCTGGCCAGCCACTCGGTGCAGTACATCGACCCCGTGACGCTCACGGCGGATCCGACGCGGACCGTCATCCTGGATGGCTCGCCGATGTTCGGCACCTTCACCGCGGACGGGCGCATCCTTTATATGCCGTACCAAAGTGTCGAGGCGATCGCGGTCATCGACGCGGCCACGGGCACCAAGAGCGACATTCCGCTGGCGCCCAGCGGCTGCATCAACGTCCACCAGGTGGAGCTGACACCGGACGAGCGCCACGGGCTCGTCGTCTGCGAGGGAGACCACGTGGGCCCCGGCACGCTGCACGTGGTGGACCTGGCCGAGCGCACGGTGGTGAAGACGGTGCGGGTGGGCCTCTATCCGGACTCGGTCGCCATCCTCCGGGGGACGCCATGA
- a CDS encoding c-type cytochrome yields the protein MRWGLLVAGLWVAGCGGSGATPAADYGEELFQDSRLSESQFNSFSCATCHATTATPEPGRMNAGYALHNVASRPNWWGGYETRLLDAVNFCYVNFMRGVTPLAPEDPKSRALYEYLVRLSPDPEAAALPLTVVKDITDVPRGDIGRGGEVYRAACQTCHGELHTGKGRIAANASVLPEVVGDYDALFPGVPKQLVVIEKVRHGQFFGVGGNMPPYSREALSDADLGALLTYLGL from the coding sequence ATGAGGTGGGGACTGCTGGTAGCGGGGCTGTGGGTCGCGGGCTGTGGCGGTAGCGGTGCCACCCCGGCGGCGGACTACGGCGAGGAGCTGTTCCAGGACTCGCGCCTGTCCGAGAGCCAGTTCAACAGCTTCTCGTGCGCCACGTGCCACGCGACCACGGCCACGCCGGAGCCCGGTCGCATGAACGCGGGCTACGCGCTCCACAACGTGGCCTCGCGCCCGAACTGGTGGGGCGGCTACGAGACGCGGCTGCTGGACGCGGTGAACTTCTGCTACGTGAACTTCATGCGCGGGGTGACGCCGCTGGCGCCCGAGGACCCCAAGTCGCGCGCCCTCTACGAGTACCTGGTGCGCCTCAGCCCGGACCCGGAGGCGGCCGCCCTGCCCCTCACCGTGGTGAAGGACATCACGGACGTGCCGAGGGGAGACATCGGGCGCGGCGGTGAGGTGTACCGAGCAGCCTGCCAGACGTGTCACGGCGAGCTGCACACGGGCAAGGGGCGGATCGCCGCGAACGCCTCCGTGCTGCCCGAGGTGGTGGGCGACTACGACGCGCTCTTCCCGGGCGTGCCCAAGCAGCTCGTCGTCATCGAGAAGGTGCGGCACGGGCAGTTCTTCGGCGTGGGAGGCAACATGCCGCCCTACAGCCGAGAGGCCCTGTCGGACGCGGACCTGGGCGCGCTGCTCACGTACCTGGGGCTGTAA
- a CDS encoding DUF2203 domain-containing protein: protein MRYFSVNEASRLIPLLNQTFEKVRPWVERAQQLGEELASLRSQGTRDAHTEVLREQHDGLIERIRAELRQLQDMGIEVKAADGLVDFRAQLGGRTVYLCWRYGESAIAHWHELETGFAGRQRIEDPEVFAPTYLS from the coding sequence ATGCGTTACTTCAGCGTGAACGAAGCGAGCCGGCTGATCCCTCTGCTGAACCAGACCTTCGAGAAGGTGCGCCCCTGGGTGGAGCGGGCGCAGCAGCTCGGCGAAGAGCTGGCGTCGCTGCGGAGCCAGGGCACGCGCGACGCGCACACCGAGGTGCTCCGCGAGCAGCATGACGGGCTCATCGAGCGGATCCGCGCGGAGCTGCGGCAGCTCCAGGACATGGGCATCGAGGTGAAAGCAGCCGACGGGCTGGTGGACTTCCGCGCCCAGCTCGGAGGACGGACCGTGTACCTGTGCTGGCGCTACGGCGAGAGCGCCATCGCCCACTGGCACGAGCTGGAGACGGGCTTCGCGGGACGCCAGCGCATCGAGGACCCGGAGGTATTCGCTCCCACCTACCTGAGCTGA
- a CDS encoding AHH domain-containing protein: MTAQLTLSILLLVISTACSTPRVVRLDTGRDAPLIHTPRTDEAAAVEMEEVDFTQALAKEARQWRPPPNPERAARELFDVPPRSGWYGYTQRHGVVPLSEQPSTSQWAQVDVALTQEYVRWCEATSKPRDCLRLLLNSPVLNGDGRYALAMSFAMEEVLPEMMAAFKDMADPQTIKAAILWTMTVYAAMWLAPEPVFSKGLATVVTASFICYIGVDTFWTLIQGWRRLVEAADHATSLSALRATGERYGKVMGQNAARAFALLLTAAIGQTASSFSAKVPTLPGSAQASVAGAAQTRIRLTAVAQVETVAVSPHAVTMALAPDAVAATEESLRGTASGPVEKEGPWHHIATDKWADATHSGGPWTPKFQRIFDRAGMSLNDPANQVRIHGHRGPHPQEYHERIYERLEEATKGCGSIQQCRKALTAELHRLAKQISTEGTTLNKLVTRSQ, translated from the coding sequence ATGACAGCACAATTGACCCTTTCCATCTTGCTCCTGGTCATCTCCACGGCGTGCAGCACACCACGCGTGGTACGCCTCGACACGGGACGAGACGCCCCCCTCATCCACACCCCTCGCACGGACGAAGCTGCTGCGGTGGAAATGGAGGAGGTGGATTTCACCCAGGCCCTCGCGAAAGAGGCCCGGCAGTGGAGGCCCCCACCCAACCCCGAGCGAGCCGCCCGGGAACTCTTCGACGTCCCGCCGCGCAGTGGCTGGTACGGCTACACCCAGCGCCACGGGGTCGTGCCCTTGAGCGAACAGCCTTCCACTTCGCAATGGGCCCAGGTGGACGTGGCGCTGACGCAGGAATACGTGCGGTGGTGCGAGGCCACGAGCAAGCCTCGGGACTGCCTGAGGCTGCTGCTCAACAGCCCCGTGCTCAACGGAGATGGCCGCTATGCCCTCGCCATGTCCTTCGCCATGGAAGAGGTGCTGCCCGAGATGATGGCCGCCTTCAAGGACATGGCCGACCCCCAGACGATCAAGGCCGCCATCCTCTGGACGATGACCGTCTACGCCGCGATGTGGCTGGCGCCCGAACCCGTGTTCTCCAAGGGGCTGGCGACGGTCGTGACGGCCAGCTTCATCTGCTACATCGGCGTGGACACGTTCTGGACACTCATCCAGGGCTGGAGGCGACTGGTCGAAGCCGCCGACCATGCCACCTCGCTGTCGGCTCTCCGCGCGACGGGTGAGCGGTACGGCAAGGTGATGGGGCAGAACGCCGCGCGGGCCTTCGCGCTTCTCCTCACTGCGGCCATCGGTCAGACGGCCTCCAGTTTCTCGGCCAAGGTGCCTACGCTGCCAGGCTCGGCCCAGGCGTCAGTGGCGGGTGCGGCACAGACACGAATCCGACTGACCGCCGTGGCGCAGGTGGAGACCGTGGCTGTGTCTCCCCATGCGGTCACGATGGCCCTTGCCCCCGACGCGGTCGCCGCCACGGAAGAAAGCCTGCGCGGCACAGCTTCCGGCCCGGTGGAGAAGGAAGGCCCGTGGCACCACATCGCCACCGACAAATGGGCAGATGCCACCCACAGCGGAGGCCCATGGACACCAAAGTTCCAGAGAATCTTCGATCGGGCGGGTATGTCCCTGAACGATCCTGCCAACCAAGTCCGCATCCACGGACACAGAGGCCCCCACCCACAGGAGTACCACGAGCGGATCTACGAGCGACTGGAGGAAGCAACCAAGGGCTGTGGCAGCATCCAACAGTGTCGAAAGGCGCTGACGGCGGAACTCCACCGGCTGGCGAAGCAGATCTCGACCGAAGGCACCACGCTCAACAAGCTGGTGACCCGGAGCCAGTGA
- a CDS encoding imm11 family protein codes for MAMKYFKLSQDVDRAGGWDLGNPTDPQGREVEDPWRFREGMPVAPPGILKIPIGRPGKALDFTLAGFSLPVVHAKVASLFMELAPGDVQLLPVDIPGQPDQFCLLVATRLIRCIDDTASEEVEYWTPEDGRPEKVGQYRDVYGMRIDPAKVSDAKVFRTWGWTVALIVSEQVKEALERIGTTGAKFKQV; via the coding sequence ATGGCGATGAAATACTTCAAGCTCTCCCAGGACGTTGACCGCGCTGGCGGGTGGGATCTGGGCAACCCCACGGACCCACAGGGCCGGGAGGTGGAAGACCCGTGGAGGTTCCGGGAGGGCATGCCGGTTGCGCCCCCGGGGATTTTGAAGATCCCCATCGGCCGTCCGGGCAAAGCCCTCGACTTCACGCTCGCGGGATTCAGCCTCCCAGTCGTTCACGCCAAGGTCGCTTCCCTTTTCATGGAGCTGGCTCCTGGCGATGTTCAGCTTCTGCCGGTGGACATCCCAGGGCAGCCGGATCAGTTCTGCCTCCTCGTGGCCACACGGCTCATCCGGTGCATCGATGACACGGCCTCCGAGGAGGTGGAGTATTGGACGCCAGAAGATGGGCGACCGGAGAAGGTCGGACAGTATCGGGACGTCTACGGTATGCGGATCGACCCCGCGAAGGTGAGCGACGCCAAGGTCTTCCGTACCTGGGGCTGGACCGTGGCACTGATCGTCTCGGAGCAGGTCAAGGAAGCCCTGGAGCGCATCGGGACCACGGGGGCGAAGTTCAAGCAGGTGTAG
- a CDS encoding NmrA/HSCARG family protein has translation MDSLFSVLVTGATGQQGGAVARHLLRRGYHVLALTRRMDSPAARALQAQGAELVQGDFEDRDSLEAAVRRADMLFAMATPFQAGIEAEVRHGLHLIDAARHVGVKHFVYSSVAGADRRTGIPHFDSKHEVERYLRHANLPYTIIAPTFFMENFTGSMFREGLQAGQLALPLAPSHGLQLVSVEDLGAFVGRVLAFPEDFLGERIEVASDEVTGHQAADLLSYVSGHRIHYHQLPLELVREQSEDLARMYEWIDRVGYHADILTLRHEFPDVGWHTFEEWARGQEWHFIGAAARLDMGSSAH, from the coding sequence ATGGATTCTCTATTCTCCGTCCTGGTGACGGGTGCTACAGGCCAGCAAGGGGGCGCGGTGGCCCGTCACCTGCTCCGGCGGGGCTACCACGTCCTGGCCCTTACCCGTCGCATGGACTCCCCCGCCGCCCGAGCCCTGCAGGCCCAGGGCGCCGAGCTGGTGCAGGGGGACTTCGAGGACCGGGACTCGCTCGAGGCCGCCGTCCGCCGCGCCGACATGCTCTTCGCCATGGCCACCCCCTTCCAAGCCGGCATCGAGGCCGAGGTGCGCCACGGCCTGCACCTCATCGATGCGGCCCGGCACGTGGGCGTCAAACACTTCGTCTACTCCTCGGTGGCCGGGGCGGACCGGCGCACCGGCATCCCCCACTTCGACAGCAAGCACGAGGTGGAGCGCTACCTGCGCCACGCGAACCTGCCCTACACCATCATCGCCCCCACCTTCTTCATGGAGAACTTCACCGGCTCCATGTTCCGCGAGGGCCTCCAGGCCGGGCAGCTCGCCCTGCCGCTGGCTCCATCGCATGGACTGCAGTTGGTGTCCGTGGAGGACCTGGGTGCCTTCGTCGGCCGGGTGCTCGCTTTCCCCGAGGACTTCCTGGGCGAGCGCATCGAGGTCGCCTCGGACGAGGTGACGGGGCACCAGGCCGCCGACCTGCTCTCGTACGTGAGTGGCCACCGCATCCACTACCACCAGCTACCGCTGGAGCTGGTGCGCGAGCAGAGCGAGGACCTGGCCCGCATGTACGAGTGGATCGACCGCGTGGGCTACCACGCCGACATCCTCACCCTGCGCCACGAGTTCCCCGACGTGGGCTGGCACACCTTCGAGGAGTGGGCCCGGGGCCAGGAATGGCACTTCATCGGCGCCGCGGCCCGTCTGGACATGGGCTCCAGCGCACACTGA
- a CDS encoding YgaP-like transmembrane domain: MLVGFMASRPGRWIRILAGAGLVCGGLSSGSSRGGAVALLGLVPLMAGALDVCLLGPLFGHPWRGSDIRRGLGLPEEERLIKSRYERLPPHERVLLH, encoded by the coding sequence ATGCTCGTGGGGTTCATGGCTTCGCGCCCGGGGCGCTGGATCCGCATCCTGGCCGGGGCCGGGCTGGTCTGCGGAGGGCTCTCATCGGGCTCTTCGCGCGGCGGAGCGGTGGCGCTGCTGGGGTTGGTGCCGTTGATGGCGGGTGCTTTGGACGTGTGTCTGCTCGGCCCGCTCTTCGGTCATCCCTGGAGAGGGTCGGACATCCGACGTGGCCTGGGGCTGCCCGAGGAGGAGCGGCTGATCAAGTCTCGCTACGAGCGGCTTCCTCCCCACGAGCGCGTGCTGCTGCATTGA
- a CDS encoding ornithine cyclodeaminase family protein, whose amino-acid sequence MSTLLLSRSDVARNLQALTLLSDMREAFRADALARTVAPQRTRVPLHAEGTAMVMFPGSLPGVPAYSVKVHGRFPSSTPASPGVLQLHDLATGALLAVMDAGHLSAVRSGVVGALAADVLARVDATRVAFIGAGNQAVLQLKSLRLVRTLAQAFVYDVDFTRAATFATRMYQQLSLPVQPVHSVAEAVAEADIVVVSSVAGQPSLSAEWLRPGLHITALGAEESEKVELPAGLLRGATFVCDHRGLAASSGLVGGAGPAESSIHAELGEIISGLRTGRTASEQLTVFGMVGLPFQDLATAWHVYQAALGDDEVRRVDFDA is encoded by the coding sequence ATGAGCACGCTCCTCCTCTCCCGCTCCGATGTGGCTCGCAACCTCCAGGCCCTCACCCTGCTGTCGGACATGCGCGAGGCGTTCCGCGCGGATGCGCTGGCGCGAACGGTGGCGCCCCAGCGGACCCGCGTCCCCCTGCACGCCGAGGGGACGGCCATGGTGATGTTTCCCGGCAGCCTTCCAGGAGTGCCCGCGTACTCGGTGAAGGTCCATGGCCGCTTCCCTTCGAGCACCCCCGCGAGCCCGGGCGTGCTCCAGCTGCATGACCTGGCCACCGGGGCGCTCCTGGCGGTGATGGACGCGGGGCACCTGTCCGCGGTGCGCAGTGGCGTGGTGGGCGCGCTGGCGGCGGATGTGCTGGCCCGCGTGGATGCCACCCGCGTGGCCTTCATCGGCGCTGGCAATCAAGCGGTGCTCCAGCTCAAGTCGCTGCGGCTGGTGCGCACGCTGGCGCAGGCCTTCGTCTACGACGTGGACTTCACGCGCGCCGCCACGTTCGCCACGCGCATGTACCAGCAGCTCTCGCTCCCGGTGCAGCCCGTACACTCGGTGGCCGAAGCGGTGGCGGAGGCGGACATCGTGGTGGTGTCGAGCGTCGCGGGTCAGCCCTCGCTCTCCGCGGAGTGGCTGCGCCCGGGTCTGCACATCACCGCCCTGGGCGCCGAGGAGTCGGAGAAGGTGGAGCTGCCCGCGGGGCTGCTGCGCGGCGCCACCTTCGTGTGCGACCACCGGGGACTGGCGGCCTCCAGCGGGCTGGTGGGCGGCGCGGGGCCCGCGGAGTCCTCCATCCACGCGGAGCTGGGAGAGATCATCTCCGGCCTGCGCACGGGCCGCACCGCCTCCGAGCAGCTCACCGTGTTCGGCATGGTGGGGCTGCCCTTCCAGGATCTCGCGACCGCGTGGCACGTCTACCAGGCGGCGCTCGGCGATGACGAGGTGCGTCGGGTGGACTTCGACGCCTGA